A part of Larimichthys crocea isolate SSNF chromosome VII, L_crocea_2.0, whole genome shotgun sequence genomic DNA contains:
- the LOC109142054 gene encoding mitochondrial uncoupling protein 2: MVGGGVPDLAPSAAVKIFSAGTAGCVADLVTFPLDTAKVRLQIQGESKASLDVQRARYRGVFGTIVTMVKTEGPSSLYSGLVAGLHRQMSFASVRIGLYDTMKQFYTRGSESAGIGTRLLAGCTTGAMAVSFAQPTDVVKVRFQAQVRLPESGSVKRYSSTFDAYKTIARNEGVKGLWKGCLPNIARNAIVNCSELVTYDIIKELILKSNLMTDNMPCHFTAAFAAGFCTTIVASPVDVVKTRFMNSVPGQYSGAMNCALTMLVKEGPTAFYKGFVPSFLRLGSWNIVMFMSYEQIKRAVVRLQH, from the exons ATGGTTGGTGGAGGAGTTCCTGATCTGGCTCCATCAGCCGCTGTCAAGATCTTTTCAGCTGGAACAGCTGGCTGTGTGGCCGACCTGGTCACTTTCCCTCTGGACACAGCCAAAGTCAGACTGCAG ATTCAAGGTGAATCCAAAGCCTCACTAGATGTCCAGAGGGCGAGGTACCGAGGTGTGTTTGGCACCATCGTCACCATGGTGAAGACTGAGGGCCCGAGCAGTCTGTACAGTGGACTGGTGGCAGGACTGCACAGACAGATGAGCTTCGCCTCGGTCCGCATCGGCCTGTATGACACCATGAAGCAGTTCTACACCAGGGGGTCAGAAA GTGCAGGTATCGGGACTCGGCTGCTGGCGGGCTGCACCACGGGGGCGATGGCGGTGAGCTTCGCTCAGCCCACCGATGTGGTGAAGGTCCGGTTCCAGGCTCAGGTCCGTCTGCCTGAGAGCGGCTCTGTGAAGAGGTACAGCAGCACGTTTGACGCCTACAAGACCATAGCGAGGAACGAGGGCGTTAAAGGGCTCTGGAAAG GCTGTCTGCCCAACATCGCTCGTAACGCCATCGTGAACTGCTCCGAGCTGGTGACCTATGACATCATCAAGGAGCTCATCCTGAAGTCCAACCTGATGACGG ACAACATGCCGTGTCACTTCACAGCCGCCTTCGCAGCAGGTTTCTGCACCACCATCGTGGCATCGCCGGTGGACGTGGTGAAGACACGCTTCATGAACTCGGTGCCCGGGCAGTACAGCGGCGCGATGAACTGTGCCTTAACCATGCTGGTTAAAGAGGGACCCACAGCTTTCTATAAGGG aTTCGTGCCCTCGTTTCTTCGTCTGGGCTCCTGGAACATTGTGATGTTTATGAGCTACGAGCAGATTAAGAGAGCTGTGGTACGACTTCAGCACTGA
- the LOC109142055 gene encoding vacuolar protein sorting-associated protein 37B encodes MKQRASRVIMSLSVQFGALRTRELRELLEDEDKINHIIRRSEKVQRLQRAADRMLLSNQKLAKVCLSQKPTFRDAKLLLAMKYKELEKVRSIIQAKQEQLAERHSMHYVQWRLLKKINHAEEDCELLFQRFVEGKSPLADFLDSFLSSRKLQHISLFLLKKLQEIMELKSTQNLSEVHAQHFSAGFPEQIHDACLPVCSLPTAVVLPACSLHPPFLLPFATHGQCLQHLPFCHDYNESLYAGGVHGRGHKWPARSIRLQPLKAQQKRHQHTPQ; translated from the exons ATGAAGCAAAGAGCATCCAGAGTCATCATGTCTCTGTCGGTGCAGTTTGGTGCTCTGAGGACCAGAGAGCTGCGAGAGCTGCTGGAGGACGAAGACAAGATCAATCACATCATCAGGCGCAGCGAGAAG GttcagaggctgcagagggCTGCAGACAGGATGCTGCTTTCAAACCAAAAACTGGcaaaagtctgtctgtctcaaaaACCCACATTCAGAGACGCTAAGCTGCTGCTGGCAATGAAGTACAAGGAGCTGGAGAAAGTCAGGAGCATCATCCAGGCCAAGCAAGAACAACTTG cagagagacacagcatGCATTACGTTCAGTGGCGTCTACTGAAGAAGATCAACCATGCAGAGGAGGACTGTGAG CTGCTATTTCAGAGGTTTGTGGAGGGGAAATCGCCGCTGGCAGATTTCTTGGATTCCTTTCTCAGCTCGCGGAAACTCCAACACATCAGTTTGTTCCTGTTAAAGAAACTCCAGGAAATTATGGAActtaaatcaacacaaaatctCAGCGAGGTTCACGCTCAGCATTTCTCAGCGGGTTTCCCAGAGCAGATCCACGACGCCTGCCTCCCAGTCTGCAGCCTCCCCACAGCTGTCGTCTTACCTGCCTGCTCCCTGCACCCTCCGTTCCTGCTGCCCTTTGCCACTCACGGCCAGTGTCTACAGCATTTACCGTTTTGTCACGACTATAACGAATCCCTGTATGCAGGAGGAGTGCATGGACGAGGCCACAAATGGCCAGCAAGATCCATCCGTCTTCAGCCGCTGAAGGCGCAACAGAAGAGgcatcaacacacaccacagtga
- the camkk1b gene encoding calcium/calmodulin-dependent protein kinase kinase 1b, which produces MSADTACRSEQDSENPGELADLVAAMNVASNRMTPPNGYRSGPPRRAPLSDRKMSLQERGSRIARQPTIETKRVSITDADDCVQLNQYRLNKEIGKGSYGVVRLAYNKDSEQYYAMKVVSKKKLMRQCGFLRRLPPQGSNGNGSQDPFPKATLPLEKVYKEIAILKKLDHHNVVKLVEVLDDPQEDGLHMAFELMTKGPVMEVPTNEPFTEKQARFYFRDVVLGIEYLHYHKIIHRDIKPSNLLLGDDGHVKIADFGVSNEFEGTDALLSSTAGTPAFMAPEMMTEHEQSFSGKALDVWAMGVTLYCFVFGKCPFYDEYIVSLHNKIKNKPVEFPETPLISNELNELIQRMLDKNPETRITIPQIKLHPWVTENDSNPLPLEEEHCTAVEVTEEEVQNSVKLITSLSTMILVKSMLRKRSFSNPFECQGRRAERSMSAPGGLLAGSFCLLRSSLQLHPSLRKISNEGSRDGELEDLYEDEAFTESND; this is translated from the exons ATGAGCGCCGACACCGCCTGCAGGTCTGAGCAGGACTCAGAGAACCCCGGCGAGCTGGCCGATCTGGTGGCGGCAATGAACGTGGCCAGCAACCGCATGACCCCTCCTAACGGCTACAGGTCGGGCCCCCCGAGGAGAGCTCCGCTCTCAGACAGGAAGATGTCCCTGCAGGAGAGGGGGAGCCGCATCGCTCGACAGCCCACCATCGAGACCAAACGTGTGTCCATCACAGATGCTGAT gaCTGTGTCCAGCTCAACCAGTACAGGCTGAACAAAGAGATTGGAAAG GGTTCATACGGAGTGGTGAGGCTAGCTTATAACAAAGACTCTGAACAGTACTAT GCGATGAAGGTCGTTTCAAAGAAGAAGCTGATGAGGCAGTGTGGATTTCTGC GCCGTCTGCCTCCTCAAGGATCAAACGGGAATGGATCGCAGGATCCGTTCCCTAAAGCCACGTTGCCTCTGGAGAAAGTGTACAAGGAGATCGCCATCCTGAAGAAACTGGACCATCATAATGTTGTTAAACTAGTCGAG GTTCTCGACGATCCTCAGGAAGATGGACTTCACATGG CCTTCGAACTGATGACAAAGGg CCCGGTGATGGAGGTGCCTACAAACGAGCCGTTCACAGAGAAGCAGGCTCGCTTTTACTTCAGAGACGTTGTCCTGGGAATAGAGTACT TGCACTACCACAAGATCATCCACAGGGACATTAAACCCTCCAACCTGCTGCTGGGGGACGACGGCCACGTCAAAATCGCAGACTTCGGTGTGAGCAACGAGTTCGAGGGGACGGACGCTCTCCTGTCCAGCACGGCAGGGACGCCGGCCTTCATGGCCCCAGAGATGATGACCGAGCACGAGCAGAGCTTCAGTGGAAAA GCGTTAGACGTGTGGGCGATGGGAGTCACACTGTACTGCTTCGTCTTTGGGAAG TGTCCTTTTTATGACGAATACATCGTCTCTCTGCACAACAAGATCAAGAACAAACCTGTGGAGTTTCCAGAGAC ACCGCTCATCAGTAATGAACTGAACGAGCTCATCCAAAGGATGCTGGATAAAAACCCTGAAACAAGAATCACCATCCCTCAAATTAAA CTCCATCCGTGGGTGACAGAGAACGACTCCAACCCTCTTCCTCTGGAGGAGGAGCACTGCACGGCGGTGGAGGTCActgaggaggaggtgcagaacAGCGTCAAACTCATCACCAGCCTTTCCACGATG ATTCTGGTGAAGTCCATGCTGAGGAAGCGCTCTTTCAGTAATCCCTTTGAGTGTCAGGGCAGACGGGCAGAGAGGTCCATGTCTGCCCCTGGAGGTCTTCTTGC TGGTTCTTTTTGCTTATTGAGGTCTTCGCTTCAGCTTCATCCTTCCTTGAG